One Argentina anserina chromosome 6, drPotAnse1.1, whole genome shotgun sequence genomic window, GGAATTTGAAGCAGCCTGGGAAAATATGATCCAGCGTCATGGAATTAGGGATCATAAATGGCTTCAAGCATTATTTGAGGATCGAAAGCGGTGGGTTCCAGTATATTTGAAGGATATGTTTTTGGCAGGGATGTTTCCTATGCAACCAAATGAGGTTCTCTCTTCATTTTCTGAAGAATTTCTGGTTAAAAGTACTCCTCTGAAAGAATTTTTAGATAAGTATGATCAAGCTCTGCAGACTCATCATCAGCTGGAAGCCTTGGCAGATACGGATTCAAGAAACTCAAGTTATATGTTCAAATCAGGAAGTCATTTTGAGTTGCAACTCTCGGAACTGTACACTAATGACATCTTAAGGAAGTTTGGGAAGGAGGTAGAGGGGATGTACTCTTGTTTTAGCACAAGACAAATAAATGTTGATGGGCCAGTCATTACATATGCAGTGAAGGATGAAAGTGAAGTTGATGGTAATAGGAGGGAACTGAGAGAATATGAAGTTTTGTATAATCCATCTGAGACGGAGGTCCTTTGCGTCTGTGGTATGTTCAACTTGAAAGGATATTTATGCAGGCATGCGCTCTCCATCCTAAACCATAATGGGATACAGGAGATTCCAGCTCAATACATTCTTTCACGATGGAGAAAAGATGTCAAGCGCAGTTATGTTTACGATCACAGCTGCAGTGGCATTGATATTAATAACCCAGTTCACAGGTACGATCATCTGTATAAATGCATCGTGCAGGTTGTGGAGGAAGGAAGGAAGTCACAAGACCGTTACAAGGTTGCATTGCAGGAATTAGATGGGATAATGAACAAGCTTTGTATTACTGAAGATTGTGTCTTGTAGAGTTGTAGTTATAGACATTATGATTAAAATGAATGGTGTATCATAACACTGTAAGTCTGTAATCTGCGTAGCTGATAGTGTTCAATATAatgcttttttttctttactgTCACTTAATTTTGTATCGATTTTTGTTTGATAAAGGCTTTGAACTTTTAAGCATATACACAAACGAATTGAGACATAAGACCTGATGGTGCAACTGATCcaccttcaaaaaaaaaatcgagtAAACAGTTGAGATTTTCATGGCGTAGTTTGTTAAAGAAATTACAAGCACCTGTAAAGTAAAACAACATATTGTAATCAAAATGTTATTGCATACAACTGGCGTGAACCGGGTAGCAATCCGTGTCTCCAACTTCAGTTAATTTGAAGCTTAAACAGATAGTTAAGAGACCTACATCCAATCCAGTCTTCCTGTGGCTGTATTCATGTTAAAAACTAGTCACTTTCTTCTTGCTACTGCTACCTGGTAGACAAGTTATAAGaagaaagataagaaaagacgGAAGGAGAGAGAACTCCATTTTTGTGAATCAGTGTACCATCTTAAGAGAACATGGTCTACAACATGTTTGGAATCATAACTAATTTTTCTGGACATAAAATACTGACTACTTCAAAAGTTGTAAACCTTGAGCAGATATGGGTAAACCAACCAAAGTCCTTCAGTTGGACCCTTGGTCAAGTACAGGAAGGCTGCAGTGCATACTGATTGACTTATCTAGTCGATGGGTACCCGGAATGAAAAATTGGAAAACCAGTGTCAAACAAGCACCTTCGGGAGCAATCCCATAAAAAGCGCAGTCTGGCTTGGCCAAATTGCATTGAAGGCTCTTACCAAAGTGCTTGACACTCACTTGCACTGATTGAGCATCTCCCCTTAGAACTGCCCTCGCTGCCCGACTCTATCTTGAGCCATATCAAGAGCAGTTTGAAGTTCAAGAACCTGACTCCTAGACAAAGGTGATGAGATTGGAACGTCCTGTATCACTGCAGATTTATAACCCTTGGTCTCAAAAGTAAGGAAGGGCAACTTTTGCGTAGAATTTTTAGTAAGCTTCTTTGCTAATTTAATCTGTAGGCGATTAACAGTAGGGCCATTTCCAAACCCAGTACATATGCTGACACTGCTACGAAGATCACGATGCAGAAGAGAAATGTCAACAGTAAAGGCAATGCAGTAAATGTAAATCAGCATGACTATAATAACAGGATAACTGCATCAAATGTCACAGCACCAATGACTTCATTGTCTTCCTACCTATTACAGTATTATGAACATCTACAACATCTCTTCCAACCTGCAATAATTCATTTTCC contains:
- the LOC126797081 gene encoding LOW QUALITY PROTEIN: uncharacterized protein LOC126797081 (The sequence of the model RefSeq protein was modified relative to this genomic sequence to represent the inferred CDS: deleted 2 bases in 1 codon); its protein translation is MLIYIYCIAFTVDISLLHRDLRSSVSICTGFGNGPTVNRLQIKLAKKLTKNSTQKLPFLTFETKGYKSAVIQDVPISSPLSRSQVLELQTALDMAQDSRAARAVLRGDAQSVQVSVKHFGKSLQCNLAKPDCAFYGIAPEGACLTLVFQFFIPGTHRLDKSISMHCSLPVLDQGSN